One Acidobacteriota bacterium genomic window, ACTGTAGATAAAACTGTAGCTGGTGAGTGCACCCAGGAGCCACGGATTTCAACAGATCCCAACACAGCGCCTCCTAACTGCTTGAAAACAAAAGGCTTATTTTTCGCGTATTTACGCGATTACCCACCTTCTGCTTTGGGAGCAGAAAACGCCGGAGGGTTAAACCTTTTATTTTCAATAGTTTATAGCTGTCACGCTGGCGGATGTAGTGCACGGAGCATCTACAAAATTATCTACAGTGCGTACTCGGGACGGTAAAAAACCCTGTAATCAAAGGGGTTTGGCTGGGGTGACCTCCTGACTATAGTACAGATCCGGCCTAGGGCGCCTTGACAGGCAGACACGTCTTACTCGGCGATCCCAGCGCCACGTGGGGTGCCCGGATATCAACCCGGTCGACTCCACCCATCGATCATTAGAACTCCTGCTCACCCGTGAATTTGCTAATCCTCCGAAGATATTCCTTGACAATCGTCAGTGAGATTACGATAGACGAATACGAAAGCGTATCTAGTACGGAGGAGAGGAAGTTGGCGTATTTGCTGCTCCAACCATCGGACAGTCTAATACAATCGCATCCTTCTTCAACGTCAGCCAGGACGAGAGCGTTGTTCGAATGACCACGACAATCGATGGTCAAGACTACTCGGGAGAGATCAGCCTCCGGAGCGGTGAGCAAGCGACGGTGAGCTTTGATCATCTCCTCAGTGACGGGTTCTTTAGATCGTCCACAGGTGAGCCGCTAAGGGATGCGGAAAATGGCTCCTTCGTCGTCGATAACGGACGCCCGTTTGGGGGCCTCATCATGCATTACCAGATCGTTAATCCAGAAACCGCTACTTGCGAACCCGGTACCGGGGAGATGGCCTACTACGAGTCTGTTTCCCACGAGTACGAACAGGTGGAACCGGAGAGCGAGGAGATATATGTCCAGACGTGGGGATTGATGAATAACTCCGACACTCGCAATATCTCAGGTCAGACCGAAAAGACGGTGAGCGGAAGCACAGGTCTGCAATGGTTCGGTAATGGATTGTTGGTATTCCCTGATTCTTCGGGTTCGGCTGACCTCACAGATACTGTAACCTTGATCGCCTGCGCCAGCGGAAGCTTCTCCTTGTTCTCTGCCTCCACTTTGGGCGTAAGTTGGACCAAGGTTCCAGTCAGCGACCTCACGACCAAGTATAAACTCACGAGTTGCGGCGGCATCTTCAACCGCTGCGTCTACGATCTGTGTGATCCGGCGAAGGCGCCAGTCGTCATATGCCCGAGGGCCAGCTTTTCGACCAGACTTGACTTCATCAAGGGGATCACAGGCTGCCGGTATACGGTAACGATCGGGTTTGTCTTCAGCTTCAAGTTCTGCACAATCACTCTTACGACGCCGATTTCCAGTTGCTTGTGCTGAGGCAGTCGTCTTGTGCGAGAATCGACTCATGAGCGCTGGAGTACAACTGGCACCGCCGAGAATGGGGCTGTTCAACAAGTCGGCCTTACAAGCCATCACCCTGGCTGTCATTGAGGGCCGGCATTCCGGGATGATCCGGCTTGAGCACCTCTTCCTTGGACTGGCAATCACCAACGTGTCACTTGTCGCCAGCATCCAGTTGCCGCTGCTGGAAGGTATTTTTCCACGCAACAAAAACTGGGTTCGACAACCTCTGGTATCGAAGGCCTGGTACGAGGTGGTGTTCGAACTCGCACCAACTGCTTCCAGCGAACGCGGCAGCGTTACCCCGAAACAGCTAAGCTCAGCTCTAAAGCAATTCCTCGCAGAAGATGACTTTCAAAAGAACCTGGAACCCGTGCTTGCGGCTCAGTTTTTGTCCGATGCACTGACGTCCTGGGATCTTGATATCTTGAGGGGACTGCGCCTAATAAAGTGAACTGTTGAGATCTCGAGAAACGGATGCAGCGCTGCCGAACCCCAGCCTGGCCTCCAATATATGGCCGTCGCGATTACGAACTTTAACTGCGAAAATTTTGCTTTGCGTCGGGCTGGAGTGTAGGTAAAACTGTAGCTGGTCAGTGCACCCAGGAACCACAGATTTCAACAGACTTCAACACAGCGCCTCCTAAGTGCTTGAAAATAAAAGGCTTATTTTGCGTATAGTTACGCGATTTCCCGCCTTCTGCTTTGGGATCAGGTGACATTGTGACTGTAAGCTCTTTATTTTCAGCAGTTTACAAGGACAGGCAAAGCCGTGTGTAGACGATTTCTGCCCAGAATTTGCAGATTTCCCACCCGTTGGCTGGGCGCAAACCCTATTTCCGGGCTTTCCGCCGCCGGGTTTCTGACCGTTTCTGACCTAAAAGCAGAAAGCACTGGGCCACACTGGGGCCCTCCAAATGGAACCGTCGGGCTTCACAACACGTGTGCCGCGAGGTGTCGTTCAAGAATCTCAGGGCCAGCTTTGGATTGGCAGGGGGATTAGGCTGGGGGTGCATGGTTTGTGGGCGCCACGGATGTAGCCGCTGACGAGACGTCGTAAAACTGAGCGTTCCATAACTCAGGAAGTGGCGGATCCCGCCACATGCTAGACTATGGCTATGATGCGAACTGTTGATGCGCGCTACGAGGATGGGATGTTGAAGCCGGAACGCCCGCTGCAACTCCGGTCCGGCGAACGGGTGGGGGTTATTATTGTCCGCCGTCCTGATCGGAGCCGGTGGGATTTGAAACGTCTCGCCGCAAGAGCCAGCGAGGATGAAGCGCTAGCAAGCGCGGGGCTGGAGCAGTGGGCTGATGCACTTGATGACGAGGATCGCCAGTGAAACGAGGCGAGATCTGGTGGGCGAATCTCGGACCGTACCGGCCTCAGGAACAAACTGGGCGAAGACCTGTCATCATCTGGCAGAGTGATGCGCTCAACCGCGTCCTTCAATCTGTGTTGGTGGTCCCCCTGACGACCAACCTCGAACGGGCAAGACTTGCCGGCACAGCCTTCATATCTTCGACGGACTTAGGACCTCCCAACGACTCTGTCGCATTGGCCTTCCAGCGTTCGGACCTTTGCCGTCTGAAACCCAGGGTGGCGCCGCCGTCTCGCTTGCGCTCGCCGGGGCTGACCCTGGGCTGACGAATCGCTCGCCTTCAGCGAGCCCGGACTACTAACGGAAGGCGCGGACGGGGAAGGAGATGCCCTTCCAGATCCACAGTCCGAGGCGGCGGAAGCCGCGCCTCATGAAGTTGAATTGGACGTCGCGGATGTCTTCGTTAGAGACCATGCTGCGGTAGTTGTGGCGGGTCCAACCGGGAAAATAGACCGTGTTGAGAAGGCGTTTGGGCGATTCTTTGAGGATCATCACTCCCATGCGCCCGGTGGCGGCCCCGGCCAAGTCGAAGTCGGGATCGAGTTCCTTGAGGATGCCGATGGCGGTGATCTGAGCCTTGATGTAGAGCCCCAGGTTGAAGTTGATGCGGTAGCCGGCCTGGGCCAGGCGGGTGATGAAATCGCTGAGGACGGTAAAAGGGTCGGCCTTGCCCCGCGAGGCCAGCGTCGAGGTGACGATGGCATCCACTCGAACCCGGTCTTCAGGGGTGTCGGGGATTCCCCCTTCCACCAAAGCCGGCGCGTTTTCGCGCAGGCGGTCGGCATCCTTGAGATAGACGCCCAAGAGCAGTTGAATGACCTGTTTGCGCTGCTCCCGCGGCAAGGTTCCCGCCAGGCCCCAATCCAGAAGGGCGATGCGGTGGAGGGGCCGTCCGGGCTCCTCCTCCGAGCCTTCGTAATAGAAGACGTTGCCGGCGTGAGGATCGCCGTGAAAGAGCGCAGGGTCTTGCCGGGAAAAGAGGACGTCAAGGATGAGGATGTCGTTGAGCTGCTTGGCCAGGGCCTTGCGCGCCCCGGGGTTGCCGGGATAGGCGGAGGTGATTTTGCCGCCTTCGATGAACTCCATGAAGGTGACGCGGTCGGTGGAAGGAGGATAAATGCGGGGGACCTTGACCTTGGGCTGTCCGTCGTAATACTCGTGAGCCCGGCGCAGGTTCTTCTGCTCTTCGACCACCTGCACCTCGCGCAGCAGGGCCGAGTGCACTTCGCGAAACATTTCGGACAGGGGAACGTTGCCGAGGCCGTAGTGGCGGGAATGCTTTTCGAAGTGGCGGGCCAAGCCCAGCATGATGTCGAGGTCTTCTTCAAGGGCCCGAACGGCGTAGTCCTTGATGACCTTGCAGACGGCTTGGCGAGGACGCTCCTCGTCAGGCAAGACCAGACTGGCGCGAATCACGGCGCCCACCGAGGCTTCGGCCAGTACCTGGTCGGCAAACTCGACCTGATAGCGCTGCAGCCGCTGCTCGCCCACGCTTTCCACGATGTAGTCGATCAGTTGCTGAGCGGAAGTGGTGGAGATGGAGTTCTCCAACTCCTGCAAATAGCCGCGGATGTCTTCAGGCACGGCCGGCTGGCGGGCCAGGATCTGGCCCAGCTTCTGCAGGCTGGGAGTCCGGTCGGCCAAGCGCAGCACGCGCTCTCCGCGGGAAGCGTCGGAAGGCAGTCCCAATTGGGTCAACAGACGCTCGATGAGCCGCTCTCGGGGCAGGTCGTCGAGAAAGTAAAGCAGCGCGTCGTGGACGATGTGGCGCCAGGCCGGTTGATCTTCGGGGACGATCTCCAGCACCTCGGATTGGTGCAGGGCCAGCTCCAGGATGCGGGGCCGGTAGCGCTCCCACCCGATCAGTTCCATCAGTTCTTCGATCCGCTGGGGGGAAAGACCCTGCGAAGAACCGCTGCGCAGGCGTCCCACCACGCCCAGGATCTGCTGCTGTTGCCGAGGGGTAAGCCCGGCCATGACGTCGCCGGCCAGAGCCACCGCCTCCTGGGCGACGTTGTACTCAGAGGCGTGTGAAGGGGAAGAGGGCAGCTCGATCTGGGAAAAGAGCGAGCTGAAGCAGGCCGCAAAGACAAAAATCCACCTCAAGAACCTTCCCATGCCTCTGGATTGTCTCATATCTACAGGACTTCAGTTCTCGGCGAACTCCAGGAAAGAGCGCTCGACCTGGAGCAGAATGCGCTCGCTCCAGCGGGGAGAAACCACGGCGGGAAGGCTCTTGAGGATGACTCCCAGCCCCGACTGCGGACCGTCCCAGGCCGGCCGCCCCAGCCGGGCGGCGCAGGAGCGATAGTAGCGGTCGGTGAAGAGCAGCATGAGGATGGCCGAGGCGCGTCCGAAGTTGAGTCCGCGCAGGCGCAGGTCCTGGACGAAGCGGCGATAGGCGGGGGCCAGCCTGAGGGCCCGCAGCAACAGTTCTTCACGCACTCGGCGGACGCGTTCCTGCTCAGCCGGCGTGCCGTTCTCGCGGACTCCCAACACGGGCTCCAGGTCGGGATGATAGGCGACCCCTCGGCGCAGGTCTTTTTCGATGTCGCGGGTGATGTTGGCCAACTGCACCATTTCACCGGCCAGCAGGGCGTTCTGGCGCTGCCCGGGCGTCAACTCGGAGCGGTCGTGGTAGTGCAGGCTCATCATGCGGGCCGCGAAGATGGTGGGCAGTCCCAGCACGTAGCCGCAGTAACGCCGCAGTTGATCGCTGCTGGCCAGCACGCCTTTCTGACGGGCGAAGATCTGGGAGGACCAGATCATGCCCTCGGCCATTCCATGCACCAGGTCGAGCACGATCTGCTGGGCGGCGGGATCGAGGTTGAAGAAGACCTGGTCGACCAGACCGCTCCGGTTGACCAGCAGGACGTGAGAAAGATCCCTCTCGTCGCGGGCCAATTCGGGGGAAAGCCGCTGGGCCGCGGGAGCCGTCGTGACGGGAGCCGTCCCCAGACGACGATAGAAATTGCGCAGGGCTTCCTGACGCTGTGTGTGCTCGGGGAGCATGTCTTCATAGGAATCGAGACAGCGGCAGTAGAGGTAGGCCACCGCCGAGGGCCGGGCGATGGGCTCGGGCAGCAAGGCGATGCAGGCGGAAAAAGTGCGGGCGGCGTGAGGCAAGATTCTCCAGACGAAGGTCTCCGGGTCCTCTTCCCGGCGCAGAGAGCCCAGGTCGGGCCGCTCGCGGTTGACCAACAAGTCGCGCAGGAGCAGAGCCGGCCGCCGCAGCATGAACGGAATCCGCCACCTCATGGCGGGACATTTTAATCCAAAGCGGGTGCCGGGGCGAAGGGAGTTGGCAAGGGACGGCCGCAAGGGTGCGCCTCCCACCCGGTCGGGGCCCCGCTCGGCAGCCCCGCCATCTGGCCCGATAGAAGCATTTCCAGGATCGCCGCAAGGATGCGCCTCCCACCAGGCCTGGGGCTAACTGCCCAGAGGGGAGGTGCTTGCCTCTTTGGTTCGTTGCGCTCATCACGAAGCCCTCCCTGGCCTTGGCGCAGGAGGGCCGCAAGGATGCGCTAGCGCGGTTTTTCTCCACCCATGTTCGTCGTCTGGTGGGAGGCGCATCCTTGCGGCGACTGAGGCGACCTCACACCTGTACTTAGATGGGCCAGTCCGAGGTAGTGGCCAACGAGGGCTTGAGAATCGATGGTCTAGTAGAAGCAGCGGCTGCCGTAGGGCTGGGGGCAGATGGGGCCCTGATTGATGGAAGCGCCGGTCAATTGGCGGCCCAGGCGCCCCACCTCGCACAGCGGCAGTCCCATGACATTGTTCCAGCATCCCTGCCAGCGTTGCACCAGTTCTCCGCCTTTTCCCTGGATGGCGTAGCTGCCGGCTTTGCCCAGGGGTTCGCCGGTTTTCACGTAGGCATCGCACTCAGACTGGCTGAAGTCGCGCATCCACACGGTGGTGGCCACCGCCGAGGAGGCCTCTGCGCCAGCCGCAAGGCTGATCATGGCCACGCCGGTGACGACGGCGTGGGCGCGTCCTCTGAGGCGTCCCAGCATGGCCCGGGCGTCCTCGGCGTCGGCGGGCTTGCCCAGAATCTCGCCTTGCAGGTCGATGGTGGTATCGGCGCCCAGAACCAGAGCCGAATGCCCCTTGAGCGAGCCGTCCTCCGACAGTTCGCGGACGACCCAGCGCGCCTTGTCGAGTGCCAGGCGCTCGGCCATGGCGGCCGGAGACTCGCCATCTTCCACCTCCTCGGGAGCTCGGCTGGGCCGGGTTTCGAAGGGCGCCCCGAAACGCCTCAACAACTCACGGCGCCGCGGCGAACCCGAGGCCAGGATGAGCCTGGGTGAAGTGTCCATATCGCCATCCGCTCTGGGGAGCCGTCTCCGACCATCTTCGGGCCTGCGAGGAGCGGCTCAGATTGAACTTTAGAGAACGGAAATGGTATCAAAGCCCTCTGTTGGATTGAATTACTATGCTCGAACTCGTCCTGTCGCTGGCACTGTCTTTTCAGCCTTCAACCGCCCTTCAGGCCCGCGTCCTCACCGAGGAGGGCACGCCTGTAATCGACGCCAATGTCTCTATCGTGGGGCAGCCCGGCTCGGTGCGCACCGATTCGCGCGGCTACTTCACCTGGAATCCGCCGCCCCAAGCTCCCTTCGAGGTGCTGGTGGTGCTCTCGGACGGACGCTACGTGGCGCCCGTCTTTATCGAGGAGCTGCCCGAGGACGGCGACCTGGTCATCGTGGTTG contains:
- a CDS encoding antitoxin family protein, with product MMRTVDARYEDGMLKPERPLQLRSGERVGVIIVRRPDRSRWDLKRLAARASEDEALASAGLEQWADALDDEDRQ
- a CDS encoding type II toxin-antitoxin system PemK/MazF family toxin; its protein translation is MKRGEIWWANLGPYRPQEQTGRRPVIIWQSDALNRVLQSVLVVPLTTNLERARLAGTAFISSTDLGPPNDSVALAFQRSDLCRLKPRVAPPSRLRSPGLTLG
- a CDS encoding AarF/UbiB family protein, whose protein sequence is MRWIFVFAACFSSLFSQIELPSSPSHASEYNVAQEAVALAGDVMAGLTPRQQQQILGVVGRLRSGSSQGLSPQRIEELMELIGWERYRPRILELALHQSEVLEIVPEDQPAWRHIVHDALLYFLDDLPRERLIERLLTQLGLPSDASRGERVLRLADRTPSLQKLGQILARQPAVPEDIRGYLQELENSISTTSAQQLIDYIVESVGEQRLQRYQVEFADQVLAEASVGAVIRASLVLPDEERPRQAVCKVIKDYAVRALEEDLDIMLGLARHFEKHSRHYGLGNVPLSEMFREVHSALLREVQVVEEQKNLRRAHEYYDGQPKVKVPRIYPPSTDRVTFMEFIEGGKITSAYPGNPGARKALAKQLNDILILDVLFSRQDPALFHGDPHAGNVFYYEGSEEEPGRPLHRIALLDWGLAGTLPREQRKQVIQLLLGVYLKDADRLRENAPALVEGGIPDTPEDRVRVDAIVTSTLASRGKADPFTVLSDFITRLAQAGYRINFNLGLYIKAQITAIGILKELDPDFDLAGAATGRMGVMILKESPKRLLNTVYFPGWTRHNYRSMVSNEDIRDVQFNFMRRGFRRLGLWIWKGISFPVRAFR
- a CDS encoding squalene/phytoene synthase family protein, whose translation is MRWRIPFMLRRPALLLRDLLVNRERPDLGSLRREEDPETFVWRILPHAARTFSACIALLPEPIARPSAVAYLYCRCLDSYEDMLPEHTQRQEALRNFYRRLGTAPVTTAPAAQRLSPELARDERDLSHVLLVNRSGLVDQVFFNLDPAAQQIVLDLVHGMAEGMIWSSQIFARQKGVLASSDQLRRYCGYVLGLPTIFAARMMSLHYHDRSELTPGQRQNALLAGEMVQLANITRDIEKDLRRGVAYHPDLEPVLGVRENGTPAEQERVRRVREELLLRALRLAPAYRRFVQDLRLRGLNFGRASAILMLLFTDRYYRSCAARLGRPAWDGPQSGLGVILKSLPAVVSPRWSERILLQVERSFLEFAEN
- a CDS encoding Maf family protein, whose translation is MDTSPRLILASGSPRRRELLRRFGAPFETRPSRAPEEVEDGESPAAMAERLALDKARWVVRELSEDGSLKGHSALVLGADTTIDLQGEILGKPADAEDARAMLGRLRGRAHAVVTGVAMISLAAGAEASSAVATTVWMRDFSQSECDAYVKTGEPLGKAGSYAIQGKGGELVQRWQGCWNNVMGLPLCEVGRLGRQLTGASINQGPICPQPYGSRCFY